Proteins encoded within one genomic window of Brassica rapa cultivar Chiifu-401-42 chromosome A09, CAAS_Brap_v3.01, whole genome shotgun sequence:
- the LOC117127808 gene encoding malate synthase, glyoxysomal-like, whose translation MATIFGMRLRTKLKECLPLHYKVDIRVSPGSHADEHSVQIRAEGLRLNRRVGIEYLAVWLTRSGSVPRYNLMEDAAPAEISRVQNWQWIRYEVELDGDGLGVRVNKELFERVVEEEMERIEKEVGKDKFKKGMYKDNCKKFTKQCTASELDDFLTLAVYDHIVAHYPNNVSRP comes from the exons ATGGCAACTATATTTGGTATGCGTTTGAGAACTAAGCTTAAAGAATGCTTGCCTCTCCACTATAAG GTTGATATCAGAGTGTCTCCCGGTTCTCATGCCGATGAACATTCAG tACAGATCAGAGCAGAGGGTCTAAGGCTGAACAGACGTGTGGGGATCGAATACTTAGCAGTGTGGCTAACACGATCAGGATCTGTCCCACGCTATAACCTGATGGAAGATGCGGCTCCAGCTGAGATAAGTCGTGTCCAGAACTGGCAATGGATTAGGTATGAAGTGGAGTTGGACGGAGATGGGCTTGGAGTCAGGGTGAACAAAGAGTTGTTTGAGAGAGTTGTGGAAGAAGAGATGGAAAGAATCGAGAAAGAAGTTGGTAAAGATAAGTTTAAGAAAGGAATGTATAAGGACAACTGCAAGAAGTTTACAAAGCAATGTACTGCAAGTGAGCTTGATGATTTTCTTACACTTGCTGTTTATGATCATATTGTAGCTCACTACCCAAACAATGTGTCAAGGCCCtga
- the LOC103840588 gene encoding mediator of RNA polymerase II transcription subunit 25, which translates to MIQKKKKPKVNLIKKVNHNLVIIIYIFPSVAGEEGRKLSKEEEQRSNQTFPRNLRPRKFVNASTIHGIERERETESSRILFRFTSQLSKGLAIMSSELKQLIVVVEGTAALGPYWQTIVSDYLLKIIRSFCGTELNGERNPVSNVELSLVIFNSHGSYCACLVQRSGWTKDVNIFLRWLSSIQFAGGGFNEAATAEGLAEALMMFSPPSGQAQPSNDLKRHCILITASNPYSLPTPVYRPKLQNPERYENGHAQSESRLSDAETVASYFSRCSVSLSVVCPKQLPKIRALYNAGKPNAQSADLSIDTVKNAFYLVLISENFVEARAALSHSATNFPQTTQSPVKVDRATVAPSLPVTGQPLPPVPSANGPIMNRQPVSVGPVPTATVKVEPGTISSMAAVPTFPHIPSVARPATQAIPSVQTSSASPVSQEMVTKAENAPDIKPVVGGMTPQLRTGPPGGANVNLLNNLSQVRQVMSSAALAGASSSGQSAVAMHMSNMISTGMATSLPPSQTAFSSGQQGNTSMAGSGALAGTEQAGQSPAPNNAFSPQTTSNLGVSQPMQGMNQGSHSGAQMMQSGISMNQNMMSQGNVSSGTGGMMPTPGVGQQTQSGIQQLGGSNSSAPNVQLSQPSSGAMQPSQSKYVKVWEGNLSGQRQGQPVLITRLEGYRSASASDSLAANWPPNMQIVRLISQDHMNNKQYVGKADFLVFRAMSQHGFLGQLQDKKLCAVIQLPSQTLLLSVSDKACRLIGMLFPGDMVVFKPQIQNQQQQQLQQQQQIQQQQQQQQIQQQQQQQIQQQHHHQQQQLPQLQQQQQHQMSQLQHHQQQQLSQLHHHHQQQQQTSPLNQMQQQTSPLNQMQQQQQPQQIVGSGVMGGQAFGQAPGRSQQGAGGGGQPTMPGAGFMG; encoded by the exons atgattcaaaaaaaaaaaaaaccaaaagtaAACTTAATAAAGAAGGTGAACCACAATCTAgtcataataatatatatatttccttcCGTAGCCGGAGAAGAAGGAAGGAAACTTTCAAAGGAAGAGGAGCAAAGATCAAATCAAACTTTCCCGAGAAATCTCCGTCCGCGAAAATTTGTTAATGCATCAACAATTCACgggatagagagagagagagagactgagtCTTCTCGTATCTTGTTTCGATTCACCTCGCAGCTCTCCAAAGGACTTGCGATTATGTCGTCGGAGTTGAAACAGCTAATCGTCGTTGTTGAAGGCACCGCTGCCTTGGGTCCTTACTGGCAAACCATCGTCTCCGACTATCTCCTCAAAATCATCAG GTCTTTCTGTGGCACTGAGTTAAACGGAGAG AGGAACCCTGTTTCTAATGTTGAGCTGTCACTGGTGATCTTCAATTCTCATGGTTCATATTGTG CGTGCTTGGTACAACGGAGTGGCTGGACAAAAGATGTTAATATTTTCTTGCGTTGGCTTTCGTCCATACAATTTGCCGGTGGTGGTTTCAATGAGGCTGCCACAGCTGAAGGGCTTGCCGAAGCATTGATG ATGTTTTCTCCTCCTTCAGGTCAAGCACAACCAAGTAATGATCTGAAAAGGCACTGTATCCTAATCACAGCCAGCAACCCTTACTCGTTGCCAACACCTGTATATCGTCCAAAATTGCAAAATCCGGAACGGTATGAAAACGGCCATGCGCAATCTGAAAGTCGTTTATCAGATGCCGAGACAGTGGCATCATATTTTTCTAGG TGCTCTGTTTCATTGTCTGTTGTGTGTCCAAAGCAGCTTCCAAAGATAAGAGCACTATACAATGCG GGAAAGCCCAATGCACAAAGTGCGGACTTGTCAATTGACACGGTTAAGAACGCATTCTATCTTGTCCTGATCTCAGAGAACTTTGTGGAGGCACGTGCTGCCTTAAGTCATTCTGCTACAAATTTTCCACAGACCACCCAAAGCCCTGTGAAAGTGGACAGGGCCACTGTTGCTCCATCTCTTCCAGTCACTGGCCAACCTCTACCTCCTGTACCATCAG CCAATGGACCTATTATGAATCGGCAACCAGTCTCTGTCGGACCAGTTCCTACTGCTACTGTGAAAGTT GAGCCTGGCACTATATCTTCTATGGCAGCAGTTCCAACTTTTCCTCATATCCCGTCCGTAGCACGGCCTGCTACACAAGCAATTCCTTCAGTTCAAACATCTTCAGCATCGCCAGTCTCTCAAGAAATGGTCACCAAAGCCGAGAATGCACCAGATATTAAGCCTGTTGTTGGTGGAATGACGCCACAATTGCGTACTGGCCCTCCTGGGGGAGCTAATGTAAATCTGCTGAATAATCTTTCTCAAGTTCGACAAGTCATGAGCTCTGCAGCTCTGGCGGGTGCATCCTCGTCTGGGCAAAGTGCGGTTGCAATGCATATGtcaaatatgatatcaacaggAATGGCTACATCTCTGCCTCCTTCACAAACTGCGTTTTCATCCGGACAGCAGGGAAATACTTCAATGGCTGGTTCGGGTGCATTAGCGGGGACTGAACAAGCGGGACAAAGCCCGGCTCCTAACAATGCCTTCAGTCCTCAAACAACGTCAAACCTTGGTGTTTCTCAACCAATGCAAGGGATGAACCAAGGAAGTCATTCTGGAGCACAGATGATGCAAAGCGGAATTTCCATGAACCAAAACATGATGAGTCAAGGAAATGTCTCCTCTGGAACAGGTGGAATGATGCCTACTCCAGGAGTTGGCCAACAAACGCAATCAGGAATACAACAGCTTGGTGGTAGTAACAGCTCAGCTCCTAATGTGCAGTTGTCACAGCCATCGTCGGGGGCTATGCAGCCTTCTCAATCCAAATATGTTAAAGTCTGGGAG GGAAATTTATCTGGGCAGAGACAAGGGCAGCCTGTTCTTATCACCAGACTTGAG GGTTACCGAAGTGCTTCTGCGTCTGATTC GTTGGCAGCCAATTGGCCACCGAATATGCAGATCGTTCGGCTCATATCCCAGGATCATATGAATAACAA GCAATATGTTGGCAAAGCTGACTTCCTTGTGTTTCGGGCCATGAGTCAACATGGGTTTTTAGGACAACTTCAGGATAAGAAGCTT TGTGCAGTCATCCAGCTGCCATCACAGACTCTGCTTCTCTCCGTCTCTGACAAGGCCTGCCGCTTAATTGGAATGCTTTTTCCAGGG GATATGGTTGTGTTTAAGCCACAAATTCAAAATCAGCAACAGCAGCAactccaacaacaacaacagatccagcagcaacagcagcagcagcaaatccagcagcaacaacaacaacagatcCAGCAGCAACACCATCATCAACAGCAACAGCTGCCACAActccagcagcagcagcagcatcaAATGTCACAGCTCCAACATCATCAGCAGCAACAGCTGTCAcagcttcatcatcatcaccagcagcagcagcagacgTCACCGCTGAATCAGATGCAGCAACAAACTTCGCCACTGAATCAgatgcagcagcagcagcagcctcAACAGATTGTTGGGTCAGGAGTAATGGGTGGCCAAGCTTTTGGGCAAGCTCCTGGAAGATCACAACAAGGTGCTGGTGGCGGAGGGCAGCCTACCATGCCAGGAGCGGGCTTCATGGGATAA